In Acaryochloris marina S15, a single genomic region encodes these proteins:
- a CDS encoding SDR family NAD(P)-dependent oxidoreductase, which yields MITDKLKLKDKVALVTGGSRGIGKAIVKDLIDQGVSVAFTYVTNAEKANALVDELSSLGKIKGYQSNISNLGDINQLTQTMETEFGKVDILINNAGRFISKPFEEVTEDEFEQLFSTNVKGPFFLVHKMVKLIPDGGRIINLSSGSTRHYVPLSSIYAASKGALEQFTRAWARELSSRKITVNSLLPGYTATDWVADTPEEQTKWMASQAALGELGTAEDISRAALFLASDLGRWVTGQQICVDGGL from the coding sequence ATGATTACAGATAAATTGAAGCTAAAAGATAAAGTTGCGTTGGTTACCGGCGGGTCTAGGGGCATTGGCAAAGCCATTGTTAAAGACCTCATAGACCAAGGAGTGTCCGTAGCCTTCACTTACGTGACTAATGCGGAGAAAGCAAACGCTTTAGTCGATGAATTATCCAGTTTAGGCAAAATTAAAGGCTACCAGTCTAATATCTCAAATCTAGGGGATATCAACCAGCTCACTCAAACCATGGAAACAGAGTTTGGCAAGGTCGATATTCTGATCAACAATGCCGGACGGTTCATCAGTAAACCCTTTGAAGAAGTGACAGAAGATGAGTTTGAGCAGCTCTTCTCGACTAATGTCAAAGGTCCTTTTTTTCTGGTGCACAAGATGGTGAAGCTGATACCCGATGGCGGCAGAATCATTAATCTTTCATCTGGTTCGACCCGGCATTATGTGCCTCTGTCGAGTATTTATGCAGCTTCCAAAGGTGCTCTGGAGCAATTTACAAGAGCTTGGGCGAGGGAACTCAGCTCTAGGAAAATTACGGTCAACAGCCTACTACCGGGTTACACCGCCACGGATTGGGTCGCTGACACTCCAGAGGAACAGACGAAATGGATGGCCAGCCAAGCCGCTTTGGGTGAACTGGGAACCGCTGAAGACATTTCACGAGCGGCCCTCTTTCTTGCCTCTGATTTAGGCCGATGGGTGACTGGACAGCAAATTTGTGTGGATGGTGGTCTTTAG
- a CDS encoding NADPH-dependent F420 reductase — protein sequence MSRSLGILWAERGHNVFWGSRDPNKAKSVAELADHKTQGGTNDEAAEFGDVIFYSVRGIKPSVVLSSIDHLTGKVILDCNNRDIPEGFTYGPLMAESLAEKLAADIPKAHVVKAFNAMAQEVFELSPQPLTEHQVSVYICSDHPGAKQTAMVLAGEIGFNPVDCGPLRSARLLESLGDFIRFMIGGMNLGPYATISVKILPDALQQRLGGRQPSS from the coding sequence ATGTCGAGATCCCTCGGCATCCTGTGGGCTGAGCGGGGGCACAACGTCTTTTGGGGGTCACGCGATCCGAACAAAGCAAAATCTGTGGCTGAGCTGGCAGACCATAAGACCCAAGGTGGCACCAATGATGAGGCGGCTGAGTTTGGGGATGTGATCTTTTATTCAGTGCGGGGCATCAAGCCGTCGGTTGTTTTATCATCCATTGATCACCTCACAGGCAAGGTCATCCTCGACTGCAACAATCGCGATATTCCTGAAGGGTTCACCTACGGTCCTCTGATGGCGGAATCTTTAGCTGAGAAACTGGCGGCGGATATCCCCAAAGCCCATGTGGTCAAAGCGTTCAATGCCATGGCCCAAGAAGTGTTTGAGCTATCGCCTCAGCCCCTCACAGAGCATCAGGTTTCGGTTTATATCTGTAGTGACCACCCTGGGGCCAAACAAACAGCAATGGTATTGGCTGGCGAAATTGGGTTTAACCCTGTTGACTGTGGTCCACTCCGTAGCGCTCGCCTGTTGGAATCGCTGGGTGACTTTATCCGCTTCATGATCGGCGGGATGAACCTAGGTCCCTATGCAACCATTTCGGTCAAAATACTGCCGGATGCGTTGCAGCAGCGGCTGGGTGGACGACAACCGAGTTCTTAG
- a CDS encoding helix-turn-helix domain-containing protein, whose protein sequence is MNSQSPQLLEAVPQEWIVSQQIIKAGGLTISHHVEPPSDLVISALSQHVLNVTLSHDNTQQFTQIGKQKYSGPQPSGSFWLAVANDMPCRWCWESVDETMVFDIDPLYLQTFAMENGYHAPERLELKSISFSHDPQLEMLAQQYHREIQQGGLGGRLYSEALGNLFLLHILRNYCYQRPKFRQYDKGLGDKRLKRVLAYIEQHLAENIGLQKLATVAGLSQCHFSEMFKKSLGVPPYRYVLLQRLERAKRYLRQSDRPIIDVALICGFADQSHLTKHFRKSVGMTPRAFRES, encoded by the coding sequence ATGAACTCTCAATCTCCTCAGTTATTGGAGGCTGTTCCCCAAGAGTGGATCGTTTCTCAGCAAATCATTAAGGCTGGAGGCTTGACCATCTCGCATCATGTTGAGCCACCCTCAGATCTTGTGATCTCTGCCCTGAGTCAGCATGTATTGAACGTTACTCTCAGTCACGACAATACTCAACAATTTACCCAAATTGGGAAACAGAAGTATAGTGGCCCCCAACCGTCAGGATCATTCTGGCTAGCGGTAGCGAATGATATGCCGTGTCGTTGGTGCTGGGAGAGTGTTGACGAAACCATGGTGTTCGATATTGATCCGCTCTATTTGCAGACATTTGCAATGGAAAACGGCTATCATGCCCCCGAACGACTGGAATTGAAATCTATTTCTTTTAGTCACGATCCTCAGCTAGAGATGCTGGCTCAGCAGTACCATCGCGAAATTCAGCAAGGAGGCTTAGGGGGACGACTCTACAGTGAAGCCTTGGGCAATCTTTTTCTGCTACATATACTCAGAAATTACTGTTATCAACGCCCTAAGTTCCGCCAATATGACAAAGGCTTAGGGGATAAACGATTGAAGCGAGTCTTAGCTTATATTGAACAACATTTAGCCGAAAATATTGGCTTACAGAAATTAGCTACCGTTGCGGGCCTCAGCCAATGCCACTTCTCTGAGATGTTTAAAAAATCCCTTGGTGTTCCTCCCTATCGGTATGTTCTACTCCAACGCCTTGAGCGAGCGAAACGCTATCTCAGACAAAGCGATCGCCCGATTATTGATGTGGCTTTAATCTGTGGATTTGCCGATCAGAGTCACCTAACCAAACACTTTCGCAAATCTGTGGGTATGACACCTAGAGCGTTTAGAGAGTCTTGA